The genomic interval TATCGCGCAGCAATTCGTTGATGCCGACCTTGGAGCGGGTCTTGGCGTCCACCTGCTTGACGATCACGGCGCAGTAGAGACTATAGCTGCCATCCTTGGAGGGCAGGTTGCCGGATACCACCACGGAGCCCGCCGGAATGCGCCCGTAGCTGACCTCGCCGGTCTCGCGGTTGAAGATCTTGGTGCTCTGGCCGATATACACGCCCATGGAGATCACCGAACCCTCCTCGACGATCACGCCTTCGACCACTTCCGAGCGCGCGCCGATGAAGCAGTTGTCCTCGATGATGGTGGGGTTGGCCTGCAGCGGTTCGAGCACCCCGCCGATTCCCACGCCACCGGAGAGGTGTACATTCTTGCCGATCTGGGCGCAGGAGCCCACGGTGGCCCAGGTATCGACCATGGTGCCTTCATCGACATAGGCGCCGATGTTCACAAAAGAGGGCATGAGTACCACATTGCGGCCGATGAAGGAGCCCTTGCGCACCGAGGTGCCGGGTACCACGCGAAAGCCGCCGGTGCGAAAATCATTGCTGTTGTAGTCGGCGAACTTAGGCTGCACCTTGTCGTAGTACTGGGTCTCGCCGCCATTCATGCGGACATTGTCCTCCAGCCGGAAGGACAGGAGCACGGCCTTCTTGATCCACTGGTGTGTCATCCACTGGCCGTCCTTTTTCTCGGCCACCCGCAGCACGCCCTTGTCCAGGCTCTCGATCACGTGCTGCACGGCCTCGCGCAGTTCCGGCTGGGCGTTGCGCGGGGTGATCTCGGCGCGTGCCTCGAAAGCCTCTTCAATGATTTTCTGCAGTGCTTCCATGTCTTTATCCTTTATTTGAATCAACGAAATCCCTGATGCGCCTGGCCGCTTCCACGCATTCCTCCAAAGGGGCGACCAGGGCGATGCGGACGCGGTCCTTGCCCGGATTCTGTCCCTGGCTCTGGCGCGACAGATAGGCGCCCGGCAACACTGTGACGTTTTTAGTAGCAAACAGATCGCGGGCAAAGGCCTCGCCATCGCCCACTTTGGGCCAGAGATAGAAGCCCGCTTCCGGCGCGCTGACATCGAGGCTGCCGCCGAGAATATCCAGCACTGCCGTGAATTTCTCGCGATAGGCCGCGCGGTTGGCGCACACATGCGCCTCATCCTGCCAGGCGGCAATCGCGCCGGACTGAATGAAGGGCGGCGTGGCATTCCCAAGATAGGTGCGATAAAGCAGATAGTCCTTGAGAATCTGCGGATCACCCGCCACGAAGCCCGAGCGCGCGCCCGGCATGTTGGAACGCTTGGAGAGGCTGTGAAAGGCCAGGCAGCTTTTCAGGCTGTGATGCCCCATGCTGGCAGCCGCCTGCAGGATGCCCACCGGCGGGTTTGCTTCATCGAGGTAGATCTCGCTGTAGCACTCGTCCGAGGCGATGACGAAATCATGCTGCTGGGCCTTGTCGATGAGATAGGCCAGGGTATCCTGAGCCAGGACCGCGCCAGTCGGGTTGTTGGGCGAGCAGATGTAGAGCAGACGCGTGCGCTGCCAGGTCGCCTCATCCACTGCCCGGTAATCCGGCTGGCCATCCGTGCCCGCATTGAGATAGACCGGCTCGCCGCCCGCGAGTATCGCCGCGCCTTCATAGATCTGGTAAAAGGGGTTCGGCATCAGGACCTGTTCGCGCGGAGACGCGCAGGGGTCCAGCAGCGCCTGGGCGATCGAAAACAGCGCTTCGCGGGTACCATTGACCGGCAGCACATGCGTGTCAGCCCTGATAAAATCCGCCGGCAGTTGAAATCGCTGGGCCAGCCAGCGCGTAATGGCCTCGCGCAAGGCGGGCAGACCGGCAGTCTTGGGGTACTGGGAAATCCCGTGCAGGTGCTCGATGATGCTCTCGGTCACCTGATGCGCCGCCGCATGTTTCGGTTCGCCGATGGACAGATCGATGGCGTGGAACGAGGCGGGGGGCGTCAGACCGCGCTTGAGTGCGGCGAGCCGTTCGAAGGGATAGGCCTGCAGGCCTGCAAGACGTGGGTTCAATGTGCGGCTTCCCGGAGAAAAGCGCCATTATAGGAACAATCAGGTGCCATCTGCAAAGTTCCGGGGCGCGCAGGGCCAGCCTCGTTCATGTTTCATCCATTCCGGATTCCAGGAAACAGCATGACTGAAAAGAAATCAGACTGGCAGCCAATTGCCGCGCTCCTGCTTGGTGCCACCCTCTGGGGGACCATGTGGTGGCCCCTGCGTCACTTCGAGACAGCCGGACTTAGCGGCGGCTGGATGCTGTTCGCCAGCTACGGGCTTGCCGCCCTGGTTGCCCTGCCCTGGATGTGGCGCAGCCGCAGAGACTGGCGGCAGGCGCCGGGCGTGCTGCTGTTGCTCGTCATCTTCGGCGGTTGGACCAATGTCGCCTTTTCGTTTGCAGTACTCGAGGGGCAGGTAGTGCGCGTCCTGCTGCTTTTCTATCTGGCCCCGGTCTGGAGCATTCTGGGGGGCAGGATCTTCCTTGGCGAGCGGCTGAGCGCGTATCGCCTGCTGGCCATGCTGATCGCTCTGACAGGGGCGCTGCTGGTGCTGGTTCATGGTGATCCGCGCAAGCTGGCAGAGACACCCCTGATCCGCGCCGACTGGCTGGCCCTGAGCGCTGGCATCGCCTTTGCTGCCACCAACATCACCCTGCGATTCTCGCCGGGCATGTCCAATGCCAATCGGGCTGGTGCTGTCTGGATCGGGGTCGCCCTGTTCGCCCTGATTGCCGTTCTGCTGGAATCCGGCGGCACGCCCTCAGTCTCTGGCGTACTTTTCCTTCAGATAGCGCTCTTTACCCTTGGCTGGCTGATGCTGGCAACCTTGCTGATCCAGTTTGGGGTAGTGCATATGGAAGTTGGGCGCTCGTCAGTGATCATGCTGTTCGAGATCATCGTCGGTGCTGTCTCCGCAGCCTTGCTTGCCGGGGAAACGATTGCCCTGCTGGAGTGGGTCGGGGCGCTGTTCATCGTCAGTGCCGCCTGGCTGGAGGCCAGGGATACGGACCAGGGCCACCCGGCAACGCAGCCCTGAAGGATTTCTTCAACCATTGGGCCTGGTTGCCAGATGGCTGTGGCTGCGGGCATAGAAGAAATATACGATCAGGCCAATGGCAGTCCAGATCGCAAAGCTCTTGAGGGTGAAGGCGGACAGGCTCGCGATCAGATAGGTACAGAAGATGATGGCCAGGATCGGCGTCCAGGGCATGAAAGGCGTTTTGAAGGGGCGGGGCAGATCCGGGCGTGTGCGCCGCAGCACCAGTACGCTGAAGGAGACCAGCACGAAGGCTGTGAGCGTGCCGGCATTCACCAGGCCCGCCACCTCATGGATGGGCAGGAAACCGGCAACCATGGCAGCCATGACCCCCGTGAGCAGAATGATGCGCGTCGGTGTCCTGAAGCGCGGGTGCACGGCGCAGAACACCGGTGGCAGCAAGCCGTCGCGCGACATCGAGAAAAATATCCGGCTCTGGGCATAGAGCAGCACCAGCAATACCGAGGTCAGACCGGCGATGGCGCCCACGGCAATCAGGCTGGAGGCAAGGTGCTCGCCAACCCGAGCCAGGGCGTAAGCGACCGGATAGGAGACATCGAGCTGATGATAGGGCAGCAGGCCAGTCAGCTCGGCCGAGACCACGAGGTAGATCAGGGTGCAGACCAGCAGAGAACCGAGCAGGCCGATGGGTAGATCGCGCTGCGGGTTGCGCGCCTCCTCGGCAGCCGTGGATACGGCATCAAAGCCGATATAGGCAAAGAAGATCAGCGCCGCCCCGCTCATCACACCCTGCCAGCCGAAGGGCATGTAAGGCTGCCAGAGTTTCACATCGACGTGTTTTGCGGCCACGATTATGAACAGCGCAATGACGGCAAGCTTGATCATCACCACCACGTTGTTGAAGCGGCTGCTTTGCTTGACGCCGATGGCAAGCACCGCGCTCACCAGCAGAATGATGATGAAGGCGCTCAGGTTCATGATGCCGCCTTCGTGCGGCGCCTTGGTCAGTGCTACCGGAAGTGAAATCCCCAGGGCTTCGAGAATGTGATTGAAATATCCCGACCAGCCGATGGCCACCACGGATGAGGCCACGCCGTATTCGAGCATGAGATCCCAGCCGATCAGCCAGGCCAGAAACTCACCGAGAGACACATAGGAATAGGTGTAGGCGCTGCCGGCAATGGGGACTGATGACGCCAGTTCGGCATAGACCAGGGCTGCAAGGATGGCTGCAAGGCCGGAAACCACGAAGGACAAGGTGATCGCGGGTCCGGCATTGTTGGCCGCGGCTATACCGGTCAGCACGAAGATGCCGGTGCCAATGACCGCCCCGATCCCCAGCAGCACGAGATCCATCCCTCCGAGTGCCCGATGCAGACCACTCTTGCCCTGTTCCAGGGCACTTTCAATCGATTTGGTGCGAAACAGGCTCATGCGATCTCCCTAGAACCAATGCCGGTGGCCCTGGCTTTTTGTGTTGATGCTTGCGCGCAAGGGGCGGGTTCCTAATCCATATAGCCGCTTTCCCTCAGTGCGTCATGGAGGGTTTTTACGTCGGCCAGCAGTCGATCCGCTTCCCAGAACATCGGTTGATCCTGCTCTGCAATATAGCCCCACAATGCCGCCCAGGCCCCGGCTCCCGCGCCATGGGCGCTTTGTATGTCGCGGCGATCATCGCCAATCATGAGCGTAGACGCGGCGGGCAGATCCAGCAAGCTTGCTGCATGCAGGATCGGTGCCGGGTCGGGTTTGCTGACCGGCAAGGTATCACCGCTGACCACCACTGCGGCGCGCTGCAACAGGCCAAGCCCTTCGAGCAGGGCACGGGTGAGATAATCCGGCTTGTTGGTGACCACGCCCCAGGGTGTGCCGCTGGATTCCAGTCCTGCAAGGATCTCGTTCATGCCAGGGAAAAGGGCGGTTTCCCGCGCAATGTTGGCGGCATAGGTATCCAGCAGCATCTGGCGGGCCTCGGCAAAGCCGGACATGCCCGGCTCCAGCCCAAGACCCAGTTTCAGAAGCCCTCGCGCACCCTGGGATGCCACCGGGCGGATCTGATCCAGCGGCAAGGGCGGGCGATCATGCTGGATGAGGGTGACGTTCAGGGCATGGGCAAGGTCCGGCGCGGTATCGGCCAGGGTGCCATCGAGATCAAAAAGGACTGCCCGGCGGGGAGTCGGCATCGAGAGCTCCAGTAAAGCTGAGGGTCAGGCGGGGCGCTGGAAATGGCCCATGTAGTTCACGCTGACGTCGGACGTCAGCCGAAAGCGCCGGGTCAGCGGGTTGTAGGTCACGCCCTCGAAGGATTTGGCGCGCAGGCCCGCGGCTTCGGCCCAGCGCAGCATTTCCGAGGGACGGATCAGCTTGTCGTAGTCATGGGTGCCGCGCGGCAGCATGCGCAACAGGTATTCCGCGCCGAGAATGGCGTAGAGATAGCTCTTCGGGTTGCGGTTGATGGTGGCGAAAAAGACGTGCCCCCCAGGTTTGACCAATCGGGCGCAGGCGGCGATGGTCGAGGCGGGATCCGGCACGTGCTCGATTACCTCCATGCAGGCCACCACATCGAAGCTCGCCGGCTGCTCCTCGGCGAGTTCCTCGGCGGAAACCAGCCGGTAGGTCACCGGCACGCCATGCTCGCGGGCATGCAGTTCGGCCACCGCCAGTGGCGCCTGCCCCAGATCGATGCCCAGCACCTCGGCGCCCATACGCGCCATGCTCTCGGCGAGGATGCCGCCGCCGGTACCCAGATCCAGCACCCGCTTGCCCGCCAGGCCCCCGGCACACTCGGCAATGAAGGACACCCGCAGGGGATTCATATCGTGCAGCGGGCGAAATTCGCCGGTCGGGTCCCACCAGCGGTGGGCGAGATTCTCGAACTTCTGGATTTCCTGGACATCCATGTTCAGCATCGGCGTTCCTTCCGTGATTTTGTCAAATTCCTGAATGTGCTTACTTGCCGCGAATCCTGTCGCGCCAGTCCTGCACTTCCTGACGCAGGGCCGGCCAGTCGATACGGGTGAAGCTGCTGGATGCCAGCAAGCGCTCGCCCTCGACCCAGACGTCTGTTACCTGATCGCGTCCTGCGGCATAGACGATCTGCGACACCACATTGAATACCGGCTGAGTGGCGGGATGATCGAGATTGATAGCGATGCAGTCCGCCATCTTGCCCACGGCCAGGCTACCCGCGCGATCCCCGATGCCAATTGCCTGCGCCCCACCCAGCGTGGCCATTGCCAGGGCATCCCAGGCAGGCAGGACCGAGGCATCCGCACTCGCACCCTTGGCCAGCAGGGCGGCGCTCTGCATCTCGGCGAGCATGTCCAGATCATTGTTGCTGGCCGCACCATCAGTCCCCAGCGCCAGGCCGACACCGGCGCCCTGCAGTGCGGCAATCGGTGCAGCTCCTGAAGCTAGCTTATGATTGGACTGGGGGCAATGGCCGATGCTGACGCCGCGCGCCGCACACAGCGCAATTTCCTCATCCGTCAGTTGCGTCATGTGGATCGCCAGCAGGCGCGGTGACAGGATTCCTAGCTGGTCCAGCCGGGCCAGGGGTCGCATGCCGTATTTTTCTACCGACTGCGCCACTTCCGCTGCGGTTTCATGGATGTGCATGTGCAGGGGCAGGTCCAGCCGCTCGGCAAGTGCCAGTACTTGTTTCAGGGTGTCGTCGCTGACTGTATAGGGCGCATGTGGCGCGAGCATGCTGGAAATGCGTGGCAGGGCCTGAAAGGTCGCCTGCATCTCCTCGGCCTTGGCCAGATATTCCCCGGCATTGGCCGCATAGCGCGTCGGTACGTCGATGATGACGTGCCCGATGCTGGCGCGCAGGCCCATGTCGCTGGCGGTCTCGGCCGTTTCACGCGGGAAGAAGTACATATCGTTGAAGCAGGTGGTGCCATTGCGGATCATCTCGGCGCAGGCCAGCCGGGTGCCGGCGCGTACGAAATCCCTGTCCACCAGACGCTGTTCGGCCGGCCAGATATGATTCTGCAGCCAGTCCATCAGTGGCAGATCATCGGCCATGCCGCGAAACAGCGTCATGGCGACATGGGTATGGGCATTGACGAATCCCGGCAGCAGGACATGCTCGGGCAGCTTGATGGTTTCGGCGCAGTCCCATTCGCGCCGGGCTTCCTCGATGGGGCAAATCGCTGCGATCAGGCCGCCCTGGATCACCAGGGCATGTTGTTCAAGTACCAGGTCGCGAGCCGTCATCGGCACGATCCAGCGGGCTTCAATCAGGGTGTCGGCGCGTTGGGGCATATGTTGTTCCTGTTCCGGGCCGCATCTGGCGGCCTCCCGTGGCAAATCGGCTGTCAGGGATTATACTAGTGTTTTTATTCCGGGCGACCAGCTTATGCATGAAATCGATACGGTCCGCGCCGTGCGTTGGCAGGATGATGCGCTTCATCTGCTCGACCAGCGCGTGCTGCCGCATGAAGTATCCTATCTGGTACTGCAGGATTTTCGGGCCACCGCTGATGCCATCCGCGACATGGTGGTGCGTGGCGCGCCGGCCATTGGCATCACCGCCGCATACGGCATGGCCCTGGCGGCCCGCGAATTCGGCCAGCATGTGGACTGGCGGGAGCGAGTACAGGCGGCGGCTGATGTGCTCAATGCCGCGCGACCCACGGCCGTCAACCTGGCCTGGGCCATTGCCCGCCAGAACCGCATTCTGGATGCGATAGAGAATGGCGAGCAGAGCTTTGCCGCCTTGCTGGCCGAGGCGCAGCGCATCGCCAGCGAGGATGTGGAGGCCAACCGGCGCATGGGCCAGGCCGGGGCGCGCTTCATTCCGGCGGACTCGGGCGTACTGACCCACTGCAATACCGGCAGTCTTGCCACCGGCGGTTACGGCACGGCACTTGGCATCATTCGCGCGGCGGTGGAGCAGGGGCGCAAGGTCCAGGTCTATGCCGATGAAACCCGTCCCTGGTGGCAGGGCGCGCGCCTGACCGCCTGGGAACTGCAGCAGGACGGCATTCCCGTGAATCTGGTGGTCGATAGCGCCGCCGCCAGCCTGATGGCGGCCGGCAGGATTCAGTCCGTGGTGGTGGGCGCCGACCGCATCGCGGCCAATGGCGATACGGCCAACAAGATCGGCACCTATGGTCTCGCCGTGCTGGCCCGTTATCACGGCATTCCCTTCATCGTCGCCGCACCCACTTCCACCATCGACTTTGCAACGCCCACCGGGGCCGATATCCATATCGAAGAGCGTCCCGCCGAGGAAATCACCCAGGTCCGTGGCGTGCAGCTGGCACCTCTCGGCACCCAGGCGGTCAACCCGGCCTTTGACGTCACGCCGGCAGAGCTCATTACTGCCATCGTCACCGAAAGGGGCGTGGTGGAGTCGCCGACTGCGGCACGCATGCAGCAATTGATAGAGACGTGAAACAAAAGGGATTTTGAGGTATAATTCTATTTTATAAATGTTTTTACAGGAAACAGCCAGACAATGACGGATTTTGCCAAGGAAACCATTCCGGTCAGTCTCGAAGAGGAAATGCGCCAGAGCTATCTCGATTACGCCATGAGCGTGATCGTCGGCCGCGCGTTGCCGGATGCCCGGGATGGACTCAAGCCCGTGCATCGGCGCGTGCTCTATGCCATGCACGAAATGGGCAATGACTGGAACAAGGCCTACAAGAAATCGGCCCGCGTAGTTGGTGACGTGATCGGTAAGTACCATCCGCATGGCGATACCGCGGTATATGACACCATCGTGCGCATGGCCCAGACCTTCTCGCTGCGCTATCCGCTGATCGATGGCCAGGGCAACTTCGGTTCCGTGGACGGTGACAATCCCGCCGCCATGCGTTACACCGAGGTGCGCATGGCGCGCCTGGCTCACGAATTGCTGGCTGATATCGACAAGGAAACCGTCAATTTCGGACTCAACTATGACGAGTCCGAGCGCGAACCGCTGGTCCTGCCTACCCGCGTCCCGAACCTGCTGGTCAACGGCTCGGCCGGCATTGCGGTGGGCATGGCCACCAATATCCCGCCGCACAACCTGCGCGAAATCGTTTCCGCCTGCCTGGCCGTGATCGGCAATCCCGCCATCAGCACCGAGGAATTGCTCGAGATCGTGCCGGGCCCGGATTTCCCCACCGCCGCCATCATCAATGGCCGCAGCGGCATTCGCGAGGCCTACCGCACCGGTCGGGGCCGGGTGGTCATCCGCGCCCGCACCGAGCTGGAAACCGACCGCAAGAGCGGGCGGGAGACCATCATCGTCACCGAACTGCCTTACCAGGTGAACAAGGCACGGCTGCTGGAAAAGATTGCAGAGCTCGTCAAGGAAAAGAAGGTCGAGGGCATCTCCGACCTGCGCGACGAGTCGGACAAGTCCGGCATGCGCATGGTGATCGAGCTCAAGCGCGACGCCATGCACGAAGTGGTGCTCAACAACCTGTATCTCTATACCCAGATGCAGACCGTGTTCGGCATCAACATGGTGGCCCTGCTCGATGGCCAGCCGCGCACCATGAACCTGCGCGAGCTGCTGGACGCCTTCATCCAGCATCGCCGCGAAGTGGTCACGCGTCGAACCATCTTTGAGTTGCGCAAGGCCCGCGAGCGCGCCCATATCCTGGAAGGTCTCGCCGTCGCCCTGACCAATATCGATCCCCTGATTGCCCTGATCAAGGCCGCGCCGAGCCCCGCCGAGG from Thermithiobacillus plumbiphilus carries:
- a CDS encoding HAD-IA family hydrolase → MPTPRRAVLFDLDGTLADTAPDLAHALNVTLIQHDRPPLPLDQIRPVASQGARGLLKLGLGLEPGMSGFAEARQMLLDTYAANIARETALFPGMNEILAGLESSGTPWGVVTNKPDYLTRALLEGLGLLQRAAVVVSGDTLPVSKPDPAPILHAASLLDLPAASTLMIGDDRRDIQSAHGAGAGAWAALWGYIAEQDQPMFWEADRLLADVKTLHDALRESGYMD
- a CDS encoding amino acid permease; its protein translation is MSLFRTKSIESALEQGKSGLHRALGGMDLVLLGIGAVIGTGIFVLTGIAAANNAGPAITLSFVVSGLAAILAALVYAELASSVPIAGSAYTYSYVSLGEFLAWLIGWDLMLEYGVASSVVAIGWSGYFNHILEALGISLPVALTKAPHEGGIMNLSAFIIILLVSAVLAIGVKQSSRFNNVVVMIKLAVIALFIIVAAKHVDVKLWQPYMPFGWQGVMSGAALIFFAYIGFDAVSTAAEEARNPQRDLPIGLLGSLLVCTLIYLVVSAELTGLLPYHQLDVSYPVAYALARVGEHLASSLIAVGAIAGLTSVLLVLLYAQSRIFFSMSRDGLLPPVFCAVHPRFRTPTRIILLTGVMAAMVAGFLPIHEVAGLVNAGTLTAFVLVSFSVLVLRRTRPDLPRPFKTPFMPWTPILAIIFCTYLIASLSAFTLKSFAIWTAIGLIVYFFYARSHSHLATRPNG
- the ubiG gene encoding bifunctional 2-polyprenyl-6-hydroxyphenol methylase/3-demethylubiquinol 3-O-methyltransferase UbiG, with the translated sequence MLNMDVQEIQKFENLAHRWWDPTGEFRPLHDMNPLRVSFIAECAGGLAGKRVLDLGTGGGILAESMARMGAEVLGIDLGQAPLAVAELHAREHGVPVTYRLVSAEELAEEQPASFDVVACMEVIEHVPDPASTIAACARLVKPGGHVFFATINRNPKSYLYAILGAEYLLRMLPRGTHDYDKLIRPSEMLRWAEAAGLRAKSFEGVTYNPLTRRFRLTSDVSVNYMGHFQRPA
- the dapD gene encoding 2,3,4,5-tetrahydropyridine-2,6-dicarboxylate N-succinyltransferase, which translates into the protein MEALQKIIEEAFEARAEITPRNAQPELREAVQHVIESLDKGVLRVAEKKDGQWMTHQWIKKAVLLSFRLEDNVRMNGGETQYYDKVQPKFADYNSNDFRTGGFRVVPGTSVRKGSFIGRNVVLMPSFVNIGAYVDEGTMVDTWATVGSCAQIGKNVHLSGGVGIGGVLEPLQANPTIIEDNCFIGARSEVVEGVIVEEGSVISMGVYIGQSTKIFNRETGEVSYGRIPAGSVVVSGNLPSKDGSYSLYCAVIVKQVDAKTRSKVGINELLRDI
- the mtnA gene encoding S-methyl-5-thioribose-1-phosphate isomerase encodes the protein MHEIDTVRAVRWQDDALHLLDQRVLPHEVSYLVLQDFRATADAIRDMVVRGAPAIGITAAYGMALAAREFGQHVDWRERVQAAADVLNAARPTAVNLAWAIARQNRILDAIENGEQSFAALLAEAQRIASEDVEANRRMGQAGARFIPADSGVLTHCNTGSLATGGYGTALGIIRAAVEQGRKVQVYADETRPWWQGARLTAWELQQDGIPVNLVVDSAAASLMAAGRIQSVVVGADRIAANGDTANKIGTYGLAVLARYHGIPFIVAAPTSTIDFATPTGADIHIEERPAEEITQVRGVQLAPLGTQAVNPAFDVTPAELITAIVTERGVVESPTAARMQQLIET
- a CDS encoding TRZ/ATZ family hydrolase — its product is MPQRADTLIEARWIVPMTARDLVLEQHALVIQGGLIAAICPIEEARREWDCAETIKLPEHVLLPGFVNAHTHVAMTLFRGMADDLPLMDWLQNHIWPAEQRLVDRDFVRAGTRLACAEMIRNGTTCFNDMYFFPRETAETASDMGLRASIGHVIIDVPTRYAANAGEYLAKAEEMQATFQALPRISSMLAPHAPYTVSDDTLKQVLALAERLDLPLHMHIHETAAEVAQSVEKYGMRPLARLDQLGILSPRLLAIHMTQLTDEEIALCAARGVSIGHCPQSNHKLASGAAPIAALQGAGVGLALGTDGAASNNDLDMLAEMQSAALLAKGASADASVLPAWDALAMATLGGAQAIGIGDRAGSLAVGKMADCIAINLDHPATQPVFNVVSQIVYAAGRDQVTDVWVEGERLLASSSFTRIDWPALRQEVQDWRDRIRGK
- a CDS encoding DMT family transporter — encoded protein: MTEKKSDWQPIAALLLGATLWGTMWWPLRHFETAGLSGGWMLFASYGLAALVALPWMWRSRRDWRQAPGVLLLLVIFGGWTNVAFSFAVLEGQVVRVLLLFYLAPVWSILGGRIFLGERLSAYRLLAMLIALTGALLVLVHGDPRKLAETPLIRADWLALSAGIAFAATNITLRFSPGMSNANRAGAVWIGVALFALIAVLLESGGTPSVSGVLFLQIALFTLGWLMLATLLIQFGVVHMEVGRSSVIMLFEIIVGAVSAALLAGETIALLEWVGALFIVSAAWLEARDTDQGHPATQP
- the dapC gene encoding succinyldiaminopimelate transaminase, producing MNPRLAGLQAYPFERLAALKRGLTPPASFHAIDLSIGEPKHAAAHQVTESIIEHLHGISQYPKTAGLPALREAITRWLAQRFQLPADFIRADTHVLPVNGTREALFSIAQALLDPCASPREQVLMPNPFYQIYEGAAILAGGEPVYLNAGTDGQPDYRAVDEATWQRTRLLYICSPNNPTGAVLAQDTLAYLIDKAQQHDFVIASDECYSEIYLDEANPPVGILQAAASMGHHSLKSCLAFHSLSKRSNMPGARSGFVAGDPQILKDYLLYRTYLGNATPPFIQSGAIAAWQDEAHVCANRAAYREKFTAVLDILGGSLDVSAPEAGFYLWPKVGDGEAFARDLFATKNVTVLPGAYLSRQSQGQNPGKDRVRIALVAPLEECVEAARRIRDFVDSNKG